The Bos indicus isolate NIAB-ARS_2022 breed Sahiwal x Tharparkar chromosome X, NIAB-ARS_B.indTharparkar_mat_pri_1.0, whole genome shotgun sequence genome has a window encoding:
- the LOC139181236 gene encoding melanoma-associated antigen B1-like, translating to MPRRQKSKHRGREKRRQARMETKDLRNAQAAATPTPTSGSTPPGSPPAGAGQKPQGAAATSSPVAGASCPRSKARGRGQVEERENSSRASTSAKTAPLDPLTEKAGVLVNFLLDQFKMKEPIRKIDMLNLFHKRYKTRFPEILRRAAKCMELSFGLELKEVKPNGYSYTLVSKIGLISDDVLRSSCEVPKNGLLMPLLNVIYVNGNRASEADVWEFLNVLGIYDGKQHVIFGDPRKLITEEWVQQNYLVYRQIPDSDPLSYEFLWGSRAYAETSKMKVLEFLAKISSTIPSAFPFHYAEALGEEKRSRGRSLVRSRGAARATARSRVPPRDPSSAQ from the coding sequence ATGCCTCGGAGGCAGAAGAGCAAGCACCGTGGGCGTGAGAAACGCCGCCAGGCACGCATGGAGACCAAGGATCTCAGGAATGCTCAGGctgctgccacccccacccctacttcTGGGAGTACGCCCCCAGGCTCCCCACCTGCCGGTGCGGGCCAGAAGCCTCAGGGAGCTGCAGCCACTAGCTCTCCTGTTGCAGGGGCTTCATGCCCAAGATCTAAAGCACGTGGCAGGGGCCAAGTTGAGGAACGTGAAAATTCTTCCCGGGCCTCAACCTCTGCTAAGACCGCTCCTCTAGATCCTCTGACCGAGAAGGCAGGAGTGTTGGTCAATTTCCTGCTTGATCAGTTTAAGATGAAAGAGCCCATTAGGAAGATAGATATGCTGAATCTTTTTCACAAAAGGTACAAGACACGCTTCCCCGAGATCCTCAGGAGAGCAGCTAAATGCATGGAGCTGTCATTCGGTCTTGAATTGAAGGAAGTCAAGCCAAATGGTTACTCCTATACCCTGGTCAGCAAGATAGGCCTCATCAGTGATGACGTGCTGAGAAGCAGCTGTGAGGTGCCGAAGAATGGGCTTCTGATGCCTCTGCTGAATGTGATCTACGTGAATGGCAACCGCGCCTCTGAGGCTGATGTCTGGGAGTTCCTGAATGTTCTGGGCATCTATGATGGAAAGCAGCATGTAATCTTTGGGGATCCCAGGAAGCTCATCACGGAAGAGTGGGTGCAGCAGAATTACCTTGTGTATCGTCAGATTCCCGACAGCGATCCCCTGAGCTATGAGTTCCTATGGGGCTCAAGAGCCTACGCTGAAACCAGCAAGATGAAGGTGCTGGAGTTTTTGGCCAAGATCAGTAGTACCATCCCCAGTGCTTTCCCGTTCCATTATGCTGAAGCtttgggagaagagaagagatcCCGAGGCAGATCTCTAGTTAGGTCTCGTGGTGCTGCCAGGGCCACTGCCCGCTCCAGGGTCCCACCCAGAGATCCGTCCAGTGCCCAGTGA
- the LOC139181114 gene encoding melanoma-associated antigen B4-like: protein MPHGQKSKHCAREKRRQARAETQGLPDQATTSRGEETTSSSPPDSESTPSSWSAAGTATEPQGAQGTTSAAAGAIRKRSGVGGIARSRSAVPGTACSRSGVGAEGQVQEGENSSQASAAAASSHRDLLTRKAEILVQYMLFKYKMRELIKRSEMLQEINRRYKEQFPEILSRASERMELVFGLVLKEVRPNSHCYTLVSHLDLSASESMKGDRGLPKNGLLMPLLGVIYLNGNHAPEEKIWKFLNMLGIYDGRSHFIFGEPRKLITEDLVREEYLEYRQVPSSDPPRYEFLCGPKALTETGKMKVLQFLAKVKDSVHPALQPQYEEAWREEVESTGARGAARAGTSASIRPGTAASAAAGPSALARPGTAASTSACTSASIRPGTAASASAGPSASATVHPRAASNRSSRP from the coding sequence ATgccccatgggcagaagagtaaGCACTGTGCTCGTGAGAAACGTCGCCAGGCCCGAGCTGAGACCCAGGGTCTTCCTGATCAGGCTACCACATCTAGGGGAGAAGAGaccacctcctcttcccctcctgatTCAGAGAGCACTCCCTCAAGCTGGTCTGCTGCTGGCACCGCCACGGAGCCTCAGGGAGCCCAAGGCACCACCAGTGCTGCTGCAGGTGCTATACGCAAAAGATCTGGTGTCGGTGGCATAGCACGCTCAAGAtctgcagtgcctggcacagcatGCTCAAGATCTGGTGTAGGTGCCGAGGGACAAGTTCAGGAAGGTGAAAATTCCTCCCaagcctcagctgctgctgcgAGCTCTCACAGAGATCTTCTGACCAGGAAGGCAGAGATATTGGTGCAGTACATGCTGTTTAAGTATAAGATGAGGGAGCTCATTAAGAGGTCCGAAATGCTGCAGGAAATTAATAGAAGGTACAAGGAACAATTCCCTGAGATCCTTAGCAGGGCCTCCGAGCGCATGGAGCTGGTGTTTGGCCTGGTGCTGAAGGAAGTCAGACCCAACAGTCACTGCTATACCCTGGTGAGCCACCTAGATCTCAGCGCCAGTGAGTCTATGAAAGGTGACCGGGGGCTGCCAAAGAATGGTCTTCTGATGCCTCTGCTGGGTGTCATCTACCTGAATGGCAACCACGCCCCTGAGGAgaagatctggaagttcctgaATATGCTGGGCATCTATGATGGAAGAAGTCACTTCATCTTTGGAGAGCCCAGGAAGCTCATCACAGAAGATCTGGTGCGGGAAGAGTACCTGGAGTACCGCCAGGTGCCCAGCAGCGATCCCCCTCGATATGAGTTCCTGTGTGGTCCTAAAGCGCTCACAGAAACGGGCAAGATGAAAGTCCTGCAGTTTTTGGCCAAGGTCAAGGATTCGGTCCATCCTGCCTTGCAGCCGCAATATGAAGAGGCTTGGAGAGAGGAAGTAGAGAGCACCGGAGCCAgaggtgcagccagggctggcacttctgCCTCAATCAGGCCTGGCACTGCTGCCTCAGCCGctgctggcccttctgctttggccagGCCTGGCACTGCTGCCTCAACCTCTGCCTGCACTTCTGCCTCAATCAGGCCTGGCACTGCTGCCTCAGCCAGCGCTGGCCCTTCTGCTTCGGCCACTGTGCACCCCAGGGCCGCATCCAACCGCTCATCTCGCCCCTAG